From a region of the Paralichthys olivaceus isolate ysfri-2021 chromosome 4, ASM2471397v2, whole genome shotgun sequence genome:
- the rab35b gene encoding ras-related protein Rab-35b, which yields MARDYDYLFKLLIIGDSGVGKSSLLLRFADNTFSGSYITTIGVDFKIRTVEINGEKVKLQIWDTAGQERFRTITSTYYRGTHGVIVVYDVTSADSFVNVKRWLHEINQNCDDVCRILVGNKNDDPNSKVVETTDAQKFAEQMGINLFETSAKENINVEEMFNCITELVLRAKKEVLAKQQQQQQNDVVKLTRNSKRKKKCC from the exons ATGGCAAGGGACTACGATTACCTCTTCAAGCTGCTCATCATCGGTGACAGCG gcGTGGGGAAGAGCAGTCTCCTCCTGCGCTTTGCAGACAACACATTTTCAG gtaGCTATATCACCACGATTGGGGTGGATTTTAAGATCCGAACAGTGGAGATCAACGGGGAGAAGGTGAAGCTACAGATCTGGGATACAGCAGGACAGGAGCGCTTTCGCACCATCACCTCCAC ATACTACAGGGGAACACATGGGGTCATAGTGGTATACGACGTCACGAGTGCAGACTCCTTCGTCAACGTCAAACGATGGTTACATGAAATCAACCAGAACTGTGACGACGTGTGTCGAATATTAG TGGGAAACAAGAACGATGACCCTAACTCGAAGGTGGTCGAGACGACTGACGCGCAGAAGTTTGCTGAGCAGATGGGAATCAACCTGTTTGAGACGAGTGCAAAAGAGAACATCAACGTTGAAGAG ATGTTCAACTGCATCACAGAGCTAGTGCTAAGAGCCAAAAAGGAGGTGCTAGccaagcagcagcaacagcaacagaaCGACGTGGTCAAACTCACCCGGAACAGTAAACGaaagaaaaagtgctgctaG
- the gcn1 gene encoding stalled ribosome sensor GCN1, whose amino-acid sequence MAADTQVSDTLKKFAVKVTTASVKERKEIFGELKRCLQGKELPEPAIKGLCKLFCLTPHRYRDAASRRQLLTVIGLLADSQPDILVTSLLHCLLNSGVISKSGEPSKSSGSAAFIGLSWTILLVPTVFSAPEKREGPIWKKMVEVQSLLVAEVVGGAKTIAQKSSLKNLSHLWKENPGLVDQYFSTLLSLDQSPTTLAMLGVCVDFCTAQKDKATIEKHKSALLDLYVKSVLMSKIKPQQHILEKSGSLLRHVSHSEFKEQLLPILQKTMLRSPENAMETISCLLSSVTLDLSQYAMDIGKAIASQLKANNAQLMEDAVQAMQNLAQQCSDSTAVQDMVTHVFKILGGSEGKLTVVAQKMSVLSGIASCSHHAVSGTSSQTLSAAVTVMFIPYLQQEVHEGTLVHAVSVLSQWSSRLTVEVPTALLDWMKKAFTLKTSTSLVRHTYLQAMLGVFKGDTLAQASDLLPLLLQTVEKAVAQSSQHALLAEGVAASVLLSRLALLETQTEAKFTNFWNVILDEKKPLFTAEKFLSQASEETLLTVLLLCERLFLDHAHRLNSSKSKMYHHATVAILLSLSWRVRKRAQQTVRKLLSSLGGSSLAYGLLGELCVVINKHKVLPQEVLVSDSGEPTELGRSYIPPRVLLEALCVVCSTASQWGDPTEAENLAMEIMIITHHPSIIEARRGIWPVLLSSMKIKAEEFIENNLEKILPHLLDVNADNQATKNAVGALSSLSPNKLLPRVISHITEGLSQPALLQVTREEYAIMLTPEGELYDNSIIQSAQKETTKKGNLKRENKAYSYKDQIIELELQEELKKKKGIKEEVQLTSKQKEMMQIQLDKETSIRKRLQGLDLELQSVVGLLEAVLIERPAQITKELPAALQVLLPLLHSPLAAPRVQPLFLDIGVCLMPKHLHHIAVLVGHVTLRLLKPECELDSAWEEEDLDTATNRTILLLHNHTVPQRENKTDVTPLSAPAFSFCFPLLNAMLRESSGSTEETENLMTRALQVINEHCQLRAETNIDNFAIDENGPELLPRVNMLLLLTRIISTATPRLQVLASQCLTALCASAGGDEGCTVAEQQEIDVLLNALLSPCFSVRDSALRGLLEMEFALPTDSTEATGLSLLRRLWVAKFDVEEEGRALAERLLESLALELAPELCSLLIGDVTHHEEAVRSAAADALSSAVSEYRDQSATVLGQLTELYQKKLYRPPPVLDALGRVISESPPDQWEARCGIALSLNKLSQYLDESQVTPLFLFFVPDALNDRHPDVRRCMLDAALSALNTHGKDNVSSLLPVFEEFLKNAPQDASYDSVRQSVVILMGSLAKHLDKNDPKVKPIVAKLITALSTPSQQVQESVASCLPPLVPAIKEDAAGIVRNLLQLLLESDKYAERKGAAYGLAGLVKGLGILALKQQDIMSTLTDAIQDKKNFRRREGSLFAFEMLCNMLGKLFEPYVVHVLPHLLLCFGDGNQYVREAADDCAKAVMRNLSAHGVKLVLPSLLVALEEESWRTKAGSVELLGAMAYCAPKQLSSCLPSIVPKLTEVLTDSHVKVQKAGQQALRQIGSVIRNPEILAITPILLDALTDPSKKTQTCLQTLLDTKFVHFIDAASLALIMPIVQRAFQDRSTDTRKMAAQIIGNMYSLTDQKDLSPYLPSVIPGLKASLLDPVPEVRTVSAKALGAMVKGMGETCFDDLLPWLMETLASEQSSVDRSGAAQGLAEVMAGLGVEKLDKLMPDVVQTASKVDIASHVRDGYIMMFIYLPLTFGDKFTPYVGPIIPCILKALADENEYVRDTALRAGQRVVSMYAETAIALLLPELEQGLFDDLWRIRFSSVQLLGDLLFHISGVTGKMTTETASEDDNFGTAASNKAIIGALGAERRNRVLSGLYMGRSDTQLVVRQASLHVWKIVVSNTPRTLREILPTLFSLLLGFLASTCPDKRTIAARTLGDLVRKLGEKILPEIIPILEEGLRSDKSDERQGVCIGLSEIMKSTSRDAVLVFSESLVPTVRKALCDPLEEVREAAAKTFEQLHATIGHQALDDILPNLLKQLDDEETAGFALDGLKQVMAVKSRSVLPYLVPKLTAPPVNTRVLAFLSAVAGDALTRHLGVILPALLSSLKGKLGTEDEAQELCSCQTVILSVEDEVGQRIIIEDLLESTRGADPGHRQAAVTILNAYFARTRLDYSSHTRTLLSSLIRLLNDSNPEVLSQSWDTINSITKKLDASSQLALIDDLHRDIRSAAADVRGQHLPGFCLPKKGVTCILPVLREGVLTGSPEQKEEAAKALGGVIKLTSPEALRPSVVNITGPLIRILGDRFAWTVKTALLETLTLLLAKVGIALKPFLPQLQTTFLKALLDSSRAVRLRAAEALGQLVSIHTKVDPLFTEQLSAIRNAEDAGVRETMLQALRFVIQGAGSKVDPAIRKNITTTLLGMLGHDEDATRMASAGCVGELCAFLSEDELRSVLLQHVLADLSGVDWMVRHGRSLALAIAVKSAPEKLCGKEYFDTVSETILTNATADRIPIATSGIRAMGFLMRHHLRTEGSSNISQRIITQLVKCLQNQSSDIRLVSERVLWWVFKDPDTPSMEASLIKPVLKSLLDNTKDKNTSVRAQSEHTIVNLLRLRQGEETMQSITAILDSASNDLLSECHRRSLKKIASMPDSNEEIDDTILT is encoded by the exons ATGGCTGCGGACACGCAG GTTTCAGATACGCTGAAAAAATTTGCTGTAAAAGTGACCACAGCCAGCGTGAAAGAGCGCAAAGAGATATTTGGAGAGCTGAAACGGTGTCTACAGGGCAAAG agTTACCAGAGCCTGCCATCAAGGGACTATGCAAGCTCTTCTGTCTCACGCCACACAGATATCG GGATGCTGCATCACGCAGACAGCTGCTCACTGTCATTGGCCTGCTGGCTGACAGTCAGCCGGACATCCTGGTCACCAGCCTCCTCCACTGCCTGCTCAACAGTGGAGTCATCAGCAAAAGTGGAGAGCCCAG TAAAAGCTCAGGCTCTGCTGCCTTCATCGGCCTGTCTTGGACAATCCTTTTAGTCCCCACTGTGTTTTCTGCcccagagaaaagagagggaccCATCTGGAAGAAAATG GTGGAAGTTCAGAGCCTTCTTGTCGCAGAGGTTGTGGGTGGAGCCAAGACCATCGCTCAGAAATCAAGTCTGAAAAATCTCAGTCACCTCTGGAAGGAA AACCCTGGACTGGTGGATCAGTACTTCAGCACACTGCTGAGTCTGGACCAAAGCCCTACAACCCTGGCCATGCTGGGGGTGTGTGTAGACTTCTGCACTGCTCAGAAAGACAAAGCTACAATAGAGAAGCATAAG AGTGCCCTGTTGGACCTGTATGTTAAATCTGTCCTTATGAGCAAGATAAAACCACAACAGcacattttggaaaaaagtgGCTCCTTACTGCGTCATGTGTCCCACTCTGAGTTCAAGGAGCAGCTACTCCCTATCCTGCAGAAGACAATGCTGCGTAGTCCAGAGAACGCCATGGAGA CCATTTCCTGCCTGCTGTCCAGTGTGACTCTTGACCTCAGTCAGTATGCCATGGATATCGGGAAGGCCATAGCAA GTCAGCTTAAAGCCAATAATGCCCAGCTGATGGAGGATGCGGTCCAGGCCATGCAGAACCTGGCTCAGCAGTGCAGCGACTCCACGGCAGTGCAGGACATGGTCACACACGTCTTCAAGATCCTCGGAG GGTCTGAGGGAAAGCTCACAGTTGTTGCCCAGAAGATGAGTGTGTTGTCAG GAATTGCCAGCTGCAGCCATCATGCCGTGTCAGGAACCTCCAGCCAGACGTTGAGCGCTGCAGTCACTGTGATGTTCATCCCTTATTTACAGCAAGAAG TTCATGAGGGCACCTTGGTGCATGCAGTGTCCGTGCTCTCCCAGTGGAGTAGTCGCCTTACAGTAGAAGTTCCAACTGCTCTCTTGGATTGGATGAAGAAAGCTTTTACCCTCAAGACCTCCACCTCTCTGGTTCGACACACCTACCTTCAGGCCATGTTGGGGGTCTTTAAAG GTGACACTCTTGCACAGGCCTCGGACCTCTTGCCTTTGCTCCTCCAAACGGTGGAGAAGGCAGTGGCCCAAAGCTCCCAGCATGCTTTGCTTGCAGAGGGTGTGGCAGCTTCTGTTCTATTGAGTCGACTGGCTCTGctggagacacagacag aagCTAAATTCACCAACTTCTGGAACGTGATCTTAGATGAGAAGAAGCCACTATTCACCGCAGAGAAGTTCCTCTCCCAGGCCAGTGAAGAAA CTCTACTCACAGTACTACTGCTCTGTGAACGGCTCTTTTTGGACCACGCCCACAGACTCAACAGCAGCAAATCAAA GATGTATCACCACGCCACTGTTGCAATTCTGCTGTCTCTGAGCTGGCGTGTAAGGAAGAGGGCACAGCAGACGGTCAGGaagctgctctcctctctgggtGGATCCAGTCTTGCCTACGGCCTTCTGGGAGAACTCTGTGTGGTCATCAACAAGCACAAA GTTTTGCCCCAGGAAGTCCTGGTGTCAGACTCAGGAGAGCCCACTGAGTTGGGTCGCAGCTACATCCCCCCTCGTGTTCTTCTGGAGGCGTTGTGTGTGGTTTGCTCCACTGCCAGCCAATGGGGTGACCCTACCGAAGCAGAGAATTTGGCCATGGAGATCATGATAATCACTCATCATCCTTCCATAA TTGAAGCTCGTCGAGGCATCTGGCCTGTTTTGCTCTCCTCCATGAAGATAAAAGCAGAGGAATTTATCGAAAACAATTTGGAGAAGATCCTGCCTCATCTACTAGATGTCAATGCTGACAACCAG GCAACGAAAAATGCTGTTGGGGCTCTCTCCAGCCTCTCCCCCAACAAGCTGTTACCGCGGGTGATAAGTCATATCACAGAGGGACTCTCCCAACCTGCTCTCCTTCAGGTCACCAGAGAGGAATACGCCATCATGCTGACACCCGAGGGAGAACTGTATGACAACAGCATCATCCAGAG TGCCCAGAAGGAAACCACCAAGAAAGGAAActtaaagagagagaacaaggcCTACTCCTACAAGGATCAGATCATTGAACTGGAGTTACAGGAG GagctcaaaaagaaaaagggcaTCAAAGAGGAGGTGCAGCTTACCAGCAAACAGAAGGAAATGATGCAAATCCAGCTTGACAAGGAGACCTCTATTCGCAAAAGACTCCAAGGG CTGGATTTGGAGCTGCAGAGCGTGGTGGGTCTGCTGGAAGCTGTTTTGATAGAGAGACCAGCGCAGATCACCAAAGAGCTCCCTGCTGCCCTTCAGGTCCTACTGCCCCTGCTACACTCCCCTTTGGCTGCTCCACGCGTCCAGCCACTCTTCCTGGATATCGGAGTGTGCCTTATGCCCAAGCACCTTCACCATATAG CTGTGCTTGTGGGTCATGTGACTTTACGGCTGCTGAAGCCGGAGTGCGAGCTTGACTCGGCCTGGGAAGAGGAGGACCTGGACACAGCAACCAACCGTACtatcctgctgctgcacaaccaCACTGTCCcgcagagagagaacaagactG ACGTGACTCCCCTGTCTGCACCAGCGTTCTCCTTCTGCTTCCCTCTCCTCAACGCCATGCTCAGGGAGTCCTCCGGCAGcactgaggagacagagaacCTGATGACCAGAGCCTTGCAAGTCATCAACGAACACTGCCAGCTTCGGGCCGAGACAAACATTGATAACTTTGCCATAGATGAG AACGGGCCTGAGCTGCTTCCACGTGTcaacatgttgctgctgctcaccAGAATCATTTCCACAGCCACCCCAAGACTTCAG GTGTTAGCGTCTCAGTGCCTGACCGCTCTGTGTGCCAGTGCTGGAGGTGACGAAGGCTGCACTGTGGCAGAGCAGCAAGAGATAGATGTGCTGCTCAACGCCCTGCTGTCACCCTGCTTCTCTGTCCGGGACTCCGCCCTCAGG GGATTGTTGGAAATGGAGTTTGCCCTGCCCACTGACAGCACAGAGGCCACTGGGCTCAGTTTGCTGCGTAGACTTTGGGTTGCCAAGTTTGATGTTGAGGAGGAGGGGCGAGCTTTGGCTGAAAG ACTCTTGGAGTCTCTGGCTCTGGAGCTGGCCCCTGAGCTCTGCTCCCTGCTGATTGGAGATGTCACCCACCATGAGGAAGCGGTCCGTTCTGCCGCGGCCGATGCTCTGTCAAGTGCCGTGTCCGAGTATAGAGACCAGTCTGCTACTGTGCTCGGCCAGCTGACTGAGCTCTATCAAAAGAAACTTTAT cgaCCTCCTCCAGTGCTGGATGCCCTGGGCCGAGTCATCTCTGAATCTCCGCCTGACCAATGGGAGGCCAG GTGTGGCATCGCCCTGTCTCTGAACAAGCTGTCCCAGTACCTGGATGAATCTCAGGTCACccctctcttccttttcttcgTCCCTGATGCGCTGAACGACCGCCACCCTGATGTGCGGCGCTGCATGCTGGACGCTGCCCTCTCTGCACTCAACACGCATGGAAAG GACAACGTCAGCTCCCTGCTGCCAGTGTTTGAGGAGTTCCTGAAGAATGCCCCCCAGGACGCCAGCTACGACTCTGTCCGTCAGAGTGTGGTTATTCTCATGGGCTCTTTAGCCAAACATCTGGACAAGAATGATCCCAAAGTTAAACCCATTGTGGCCAAGCTCATCACTGCACTCTCTACACCATCACAGCAG GTCCAGGAGTCTGTCGCCAGCTGTTTACCTCCTTTAGTCCCTGCCATTAAAGAGGATGCTGCAGGAATTGTAAgaaacctgctgcagctgctgctggagagcgACAAGTACgcagagagaaagggagcaGCGTACGGACTGGCCGGCCTGGTCAAAGGTCTCGGGATCCTGGCGCTCAAGCAGCAGGACATCATGTCCACGCTCACTGACGCCATCCAGgacaagaaaaacttcaggcgGAGAGAAG gatCACTGTTTGCCTTTGAGATGCTATGTAACATGTTGGGGAAGCTGTTCGAGCCATATGTGGTCCATGTCCTGCCACACCTCCTGCTCTGCTTTGGAGATGGTAACCAGTATGTTAGAGAG GCTGCAGATGACTGTGCCAAGGCTGTGATGAGGAACCTTAGTGCCCATGGTGTGAAACTGGTCCTCCCCTCTTTGCTGGTGGCCCTGGAGGAAGAGTCCTGGAGAACTAAAGCAG gCTCGGTGGAGTTGCTGGGTGCCATGGCTTACTGTGCTCCCAAGCAGTTGTCCTCCTGCCTTCCCAGCATCGTGCCCAAGCTGACCGAGGTGCTGACCGACTCCCACGTGAAGGTGCAGAAGGCCGGCCAGCAGGCCCTCAGACAGATCGGCTCTGTCATCCGTAACCCCGAAATCCTGG CCATAACCCCCATCCTGCTGGACGCCCTCACGGATCCATCcaaaaagacacagacatgCCTGCAGACGCTGCTGGACACCAAGTTTGTTCACTTCATCGACGCTGCCTCACTCGCCCTCATCATGCCCATCGTCCAGAGAGCCTTCCAGGATCGCTCCACCGACACGCGCAAGATGGCCGCTCAGATCATTGGCAACATGTACTCCCTCACTGACCAGAAG GATCTATCACCCTACCTGCCGAGTGTCATTCCTGGACTGAAGGCCTCATTGTTGGACCCAGTGCCTGAG gtTCGTACTGTCTCAGCCAAGGCCTTGGGTGCGATGGTAAAGGGGATGGGTGAGACCTGCTTCGACGACCTCCTGCCATGGCTCATGGAAACACTGGCCTCTGAACAGAGCTCTGTAGATCGCTCCGGAGCTGCACAAG gtCTGGCTGAGGTGATGGCTGGACTGGGAGTGGAGAAGCTGGACAAGCTGATGCCGGATGTGGTGCAGACAGCCAGCAAGGTCGACATCGCTTCCCACGTCAGAGACGGATACATCATGATGTTTATCTACCTGCCCCTGACCTTTGGAGACAAGTTCACTCCTTACGTTGGGCCCATCATCCCTTGCATTCTCAAG GCCCTGGCTGATGAGAATGAATATGTGAGAGACACAGCACTGCGAGCGGGCCAGCGAGTCGTCAGCATGTATGCAGAGACCGCCATCGCACTTCTGCTTCCTGAGCTGGAACAGGGCCTGTTTGATGACCTGTGGAGAATCAG GTTCAGCTCTGTGCAGCTGCTTGGAGATCTTCTGTTCCATATCTCCGGAGTAACAGGAAAGATGACCACAGAGACGGCCTCCGAGGATGACAACTTTGGAACAGCAGCATCAAATAAA GCCATTATTGGTGCTCTTGGCGCTGAGCGGCGTAACCGTGTCCTCTCTGGCCTCTATATGGGTCGTTCAGACACCCAGCTTGTGGTTCGACAGGCTTCCCTCCACGTGTGGAAGATCGTGGTGTCCAACACCCCCAGAACCCTTCGAGAGATCCTCCcaaccctcttctctctcctgctcggTTTCCTTGCCTCCACCTGCCCTGACAAGAGAACG ATTGCTGCTCGGACATTGGGTGACCTGGTGAGGAAGCTGGGAGAGAAGATTCTCCCTGAGATCATTCCCATCCTAGAGGAGGGGCTGCGCTCTGACAAGAGCGATGAGAGGCAGGGCGTCTGCATTGGCCTGAGTGAGATCATGAAGTCCACCAGCAGAGATGCG GTACTTGTCTTCTCTGAATCACTGGTCCCCACAGTCAGGAAGGCTTTATGTGACCCACTGGAGGAGGTTCGAGAGGCTGCAGCCAAAACCTTCGAGCAGCTCCATGCAACCATTGGTCACCAGGCGCTGGATGACATTCTGCCTAACCTGCTCAAACAGCTG GATGACGAGGAGACGGCTGGCTTTGCTCTGGATGGTCTTAAGCAGGTCATGGCTGTGAAGAGTCGCTCTGTTCTGCCTTACTTAGTTCCAAAG CTCACTGCTCCTCCTGTGAACACCCGTGTGCTTGCCTTCCTGTCCGCCGTGGCTGGTGACGCTCTGACACGCCACTTAGGTGTCATTCTgcctgctctgctctcctctctcaaAGGGAAGCTGGGAACAGAGGATGAAGCACAG GAGCTGTGCAGCTGCCAAACAGTGATCCTGTCAGTGGAAGACGAAGTGGGCCAGCGCATCATCATAGAGGACCTGCTGGAGTCCACACGAGGTGCTGACCCCGGCCACAGACAGGCTGCCGTCACCATCCTCAATGCCTACTTTGCTCGTACCCGCCTGGACTACAGTTCCCACACACGCACTTTACTGTCCAGCCTCATCCGCCTTCTCAATGACTCCAACCCAGAGGTCCTGTCTCAGAGCTGGGACACCATCAACTCCATCACCAAG AAACTGGATGCCAGCAGCCAGCTGGCTCTAATCGATGACCTGCACCGAGACATTAgatcagcagctgcagacgtGAGGGGTCAGCACCTGCCTGGTTTCTGTCTGCCCAAGAAG GGCGTGACCTGTATCCTGCCTGTCCTCAGAGAAGGTGTCCTCACCGGCAGCCCTGAGCAGAAAGAAGAGGCAGCGAAAGCTTTAGGAGGCGTCATCAAACTGACGTCTCCTGAGGCACTGAGACCCTCTGTTGTCAACATAACTGGACCTCTCATTCGTATCTTGGGAGACCGGTTTGCCTGGACAGTGAAGACCGCTCTGCTGGAGACACTAACCCTGCTGCTGGCAAAG GTCGGCATCGCCCTGAAGCCCTTCCTCCCTCAGCTGCAGACCACCTTCCTGAAGGCCCTGTTGGATTCAAGCCGTGCAGTGAGGCTGAGGGCTGCCGAGGCTCTGGGCCAGCTGGTTTCCATCCACACCAAGGTGGACCCACTGTTCACTGAGCAGCTGTCTGCCATTCGTAACGCAGAGGACGCTGGAGTCAG GGAGACTATGCTCCAAGCCTTGAGGTTTGTCATCCAGGGGGCCGGGTCAAAGGTGGACCCAGCCATCCGCAAGAACATTACCACCACATTGCTAGGCATGCTGGGACATGATGAG gaTGCAACTCGAATGGCTTCAGCAGGCTGTGTTGGTGAGCTGTGTGCCTTCCTGTCAGAGGATGAGCTGAGGAGTGTGTTACTTCAGCACGTCTTAG CGGACTTGTCTGGTGTGGACTGGATGGTCCGTCATGGTCGGAGCCTGGCTCTGGCCATAGCTGTGAAGTCTGCTCCTGAGAAGCTGTGTGGGAAGGAATACTTTGACACTGTATCTGAAACCATTTTAACCAACGCCACCGCTGACAGG ATCCCCATTGCCACCAGTGGAATCAGAGCGATGGGATTTCTGATGAGGCATCATCTCAGGACAGAGGGAAGCAGTAATATTTCGCAGCGCATCATCACACAGTTAGTCAAG TGTCTTCAGAATCAGTCCAGTGACATCAGACTGGTGTCGGAGCGGGTGCTCTGGTGGGTGTTCAAAGACCCGGATACGCCCTCAATGGAGGCCAGTCTCATCAAGCCTGTGCTGAAGAGTCTGCTGGACAACACCAAGGACAAGAACACTAGCGTCAGAGCCCAGAGCGAACACACCATCGTCAACCTGTTACGACTCCGCCAGGGAGAGGAAACCATGCAG AGTATTACTGCCATTCTGGATTCTGCAAGTAACGACCTACTGTCTGAGTGTCACCGCCGGTCTTTGAAGAAAATCGCCAGCATGCCAGACTCTAATGAAGAGATAGATGACACCATCCTAACATGA